Within the Chiloscyllium plagiosum isolate BGI_BamShark_2017 chromosome 31, ASM401019v2, whole genome shotgun sequence genome, the region TGTATTCTTGGCAATTGGCTCTCCTTTAACTTACTGGTAAACATATTTAAAGCAAATAATTGTAACCCAGCAAAATGTTGAGATCGTTCCTTATTTTCTGTTAACTGACCAATGTTCATTATTTACAACTTTTTTCTTGGTCACGTTAAACACACGTGTCAGTAATGATCTAATGATTACTGCTGGCAGACGGTGTGGAAATCAAGTGAGAAAACATGCTTTTCCTGATGTGGTCATAAAATCTCGCTAATGTTTGTGCTCAAGGGTGACATCACTTGATAAGAATAAAGACATTTAGTAAAGGTAGCAGAAAGGAACCCATCAACAAATCTTTTAAGGAGATCTTACATCTATAATGCCAAATTGTAAATTCAGAAGattggtgtttttcttcatagCAAGGTGAAGAAAGGTGAAGTTCTCTCCATGAACAGGAACTTGTACGTTCTAAGTTCTGGAAAGAGAGCAAAGGATAACTGCAGATTTGCAAGAAGAAGAATACAAAACATAAATACTGCAGAGACGTTAAAGGGCAGCACAAAGAACAATTCTACACAGTAAAACTTAATGTAAAATTGGGACTTGAAAACAGCCATGAGAAATTCCAAAATTCAGTTAGTGTATTACTGAAGTACAAACCTCAAAAATTAACTTTGGTCACATTGTCAATGTAAtgtttggaaaagcacaactcTGATAAATCAAAGAGCAGAGCTGCAtcatttgaaatgttaaatattttcaatataaCACACAAAGGATACTATCGTGCCAGTAGCTCTGTAACTTCCTCCTTGGTCATGACTATGTGCTCTGGAACAAGCTAAAGGACATAATTACATTCAATTTGTTTACAGAAAACAGGATCTACTTTAGATAGCCTGACAGTTTCTATATTCTGattgtaaaaaaaattcaaatatttcCCCAGTGCATACTTAATTATGAGTTACTTTCATCATACTACTATGGGAGAGCACCTGatattctttaaagaaaagaaatcagTGCAGGTAAAAATCTGACCAAGAGAACTATTTTAATGCAAATCATCATTTATAAAAGTTTACATCAAGGTTTATGCATATGATGTGTATAATACCTGTGTAggatattaaaacaaaatacaaaacctgctgagtatttccagtttaTTCAAAAACAGAATTCTGCTAGATAACTTTTTTGAAATCCAAAAATATTCCTGATTAAATAACAAAGCCAAGTTAATGACAAAGGTTACACTATGTCCAATCATATACATTGTgtagaaaagtttttaaaaagtgaattagAATAGATTTGATTAAATGGTTAAATAAAGGTTAGATTAAACATGGAGGATCATTTGTATATTTTGTTGCTTCAAACCAATATATATTTCAAGAAAGTGTTTTAAAAACTCACCTCGTGTTCTGTAATGTTAATTAGGAGTTCCTGTTGAAGGAATTGCTCAAGGATATACTTAGGAGCCATGTCAACAAGAGACtgaacaaaaagaaatgaaataaaaataatttgggattatgttcatttTACTGTCAAAAACATTGATGTTTTCCTCAATCATGTACCTCATTTCTCTCTTATAGTCACCAGGCTCAGAAGCTGACAGAATACTCCTCCCCTGTGAGCAAACACTTCTCTTGCTTTTCAAATGTTTCCAAAATTTTGCACAATGTAAAGGCATCCAAAACTAATACTGTGCAACAATAAACATAGTAAATTTGAAGATACCAAAGTTTTTCATTTCTCCTTTTCCAGTAAAAGGGAAGGATGGTCTATAAAAATAAGAGTAGGCCATGTAACCACTCAAACATTTTCAGTCATTGCATAACAATAATGCCCCAATCTGTATAATCCCATTTgcctcacatttttaaaataagtctATTTATTAAAATCTATCACTCTCAGttctaaaattaacaactgatctagcctCAAATGCTATTTATGGGAAATGTACAAACTGCTAGCTTTTACATGTGAAAGCATTTTGCAACTTCACTATGAATGTCTAGACCTAAGTTCCCTAGTCCTAGATTCCACAATCAGcaaaaacagtttctcactaaGCATCATATAGGATGGTACACCTCAATCTAAGTCACATGCTGGTTCACAGCAATCATTAGTATACTCCAAACAACCACAATATTTAGGATATGAATTTCATCTATTATAGTACTGTCTTGAAGGGAAAAGGACAAGGCAGACATGAAATTGACCTGATTACTTTGTGAGGATCGCTGATACTACCTAACTTCACATTAGCAAGAATTTCTATTTTAATACTCTGCataatttagtttatttttccACTATCTTATTTGTTTGTACACTTGGTAACTGAAAATTAACAGCAAGCAAGCAGAAGAAAAAAATACTTCAGCAAATTTTTGTAATAGTTAAATTTTCACTTTATACCTGCTTTGCTGATGGGGTCATCCCTTGTTGTACCACAATGATGGCTCTGGTAATATTTTCTTCCTGCATGCGTTGACAATACATTTTAATGGTTTTGATCCCAACTTTTGGCTCCTCTAATAAAGGAACATTTTTTTATATCAGTTTCAAACAAGTCTACATTGTTCATAGGGAAAAATCAGTTGAAAAAGCAACAATGCGCTATTTTCATTGAGTAGACTAATAAATGCTACCTAgcgaatataaaacaaaaaatgctggagacccactcagcagacctggcagcatctggagcagagaaacagagttaacatttcaagtctgatatcaCATTCCCATTCATTTTGTAAATGTCACTCATCTCAAGTGGGGTTGGGCCACTTTATCTTTTCAAGACATGTGAGGAATGTTAACAGGAATAGAGTTGTCACTATTGAAGATACACTGATTCTTGACTGAACAATTGAAAACACACACTGCCCTGCCAATTAAACAAGTCAATAGGCTTGCTAGTCATGTTTAATTTAAGGCAGTATATGCAGTGGGATAGGAGTTGGAAGTGTTGTTCATATCAGAAGAACAGATCTCAAACGCCATGTATGTGATTCCAGGAAAATGTGTGGTATTATAGTTAACAATTGCTATGTGAAGAATGCTAAAGTACCATAATGCAGACATGCCTTCTCACATTTGGATCCGGTTGCTTAAGACTAGATATCTACATTAACTTGTACACATTTTCTTATCATCTTGTTCACAGGCAGTGTGTCATATTTCTGAgtgggtggaacttgaacccaagcctttaGGCCCAGAGATAGAAACACTGCCTTTGTGTCACAAGACCTTTATGACCTTACACATCCATGGGGTAATCATATGTTCCTCCTGATTACCAGCTACTGGTAAACATGCTGAGTGATGGTGGAAAGATGGATTACAAGTGATTCAACCCTAAAATGCagaggaaaaaggaaaaacaaCAAATACTTTAGCTTAAATACCTGGAAAGAAAACGAACATCTGATCAGTGGGATCATCATTGTGAGCAACAAGCACAGTAAGGTCTGAACGTCGTGGCCGCCCTTCACTTGGCTTATCTCCAAATTGACCCCTAAATTCTTCCAGTGTCTGATCCAATTCATCTTGTGTCACCAAATATCCACGATCATGGCAAAGCTGTGAATTCCATAGGATAAAAATTCCTTTAAATACTTATCTCCAGttgtcagttttttaaaaattgttctaaTTATTCTAACTATACTGATCAaggaaaaaatgtaaaatatgtgGAACATGATTCAAACCCAAAGGGCAAATTCAGAATCCCGTTGCAGCCAAAGGGTGATTTTGCTGATACTAAAATGCAGATTGAAGCAAGGATTGTCAAGATACTGGAAATTTAAAGTTTCTCAAGGTAATAGTTTGTAGCCCATTAGCAGGCAATTTATTCACCTGTTTAACACTAACATTAAACACGCAGCAAGAAAGCACTCAAAACAAAATTGTGATAAGGCTTTTGATTTTGggctcatcaggacattttggatgaaggtttgcttgctgagctagaaggttaatttccagttgtttcgtcaccctactaggtaacatcttcagtgggcctcaggcgaagcactgctgataattcctgctttcacggtggctcagtgttagcactgctgcctcacagcaccagggtcccaggttcaagtacagcctcgggtgactgtctgtgtggagtttgcacgttctccccatgtctgcgtggatttcctcccacagtccaaagatgtgcaggtcaggagaattggccatgctaaattgcccatagtgttggtgcattagtcagagggaaaggggtctggATAGgctagtcttcggagggtcagtgtggactggttgggccaaagggcctgtttccacactgtagggaatctaatcaaggttGAATTAACCATTTTGTAGTGCGgtatggtagcacagtggttagcactgctgcctcacatcaccagggacccaggttcgattccagcctcgggcgactgtatggagtttgcacgttctccctgtgtctgcgtgagtttcctccgggtactctgatttcctcccacaatccaaagatgtgcaggtcaggtgaattggccaagctaatttgcccatagtgttagatgcattagtcagagggagtgggtctgggtgggtgtggtgtaaaattccaagcagtggaatgtggtgaaacggttaaaaattatgtcccaatacatgtgtgaatctaaccggaatggaggtgttgcttagtcccgtgtgaatcttattacacacctccccgtgtgaatcttcttatctgtatgtaaccagaatggaatgtgttttttagccttgctctgctgttcacatgaatgtttatatctggaaaagagtatatcagctggaaaagtctccagttcggtgagtctgctccggggttacgtttaaccgccgagcgtgggttgttggcaaccgctctacgagaactgacggctcccagttccggtaacatgtagagtgagtataagccagacccgttgtggcgacgctgcggggaataaaatgcccatattctagcagactcgcctcttggtcgtttgttctgtgtcagactactctcctacgaacctgaccttgagaattttttaaaacagtgggttactcttcggagggtcggtgtcgacttgttgggccgaagggcctgtttccacactgtagggaatctaatcactaagtgtcagccttgatttggGGCTGCacggctcagtggtcagcactgctgcctcacagcgccagagacccgggttcaattccccccttgggtgactgtctgtgtggagtctgcacattctccccgtgtctgcgtgggtttcctccaggtgctccggtttccttccacagtccaaaaggtgtgcaggttaggtgaattggctatgctaaattgcccatagtgttaggtgaaagggtaaatgtaggggaatgggtctgggtgggttgctctttggaggatcggtgtggacttgttgggccgaagtaatCTACTGTAATCTAacgtttggatttctttgggtggtgatgtcatctcctgtggtcaaaatgatgtccttcctcatctggatgtaaggatactagtgagagagggtcatgtctttttgtggttagttggtgttcatgtctCCTGGTGGCTGgtggtttgtccaatgtaatgtttgttacagtccttgcatggtattttgtaaatgacattagttttcttTGTTGTCtatacagggtctttcaagttcattagctgctgttttagtgtgttggtgggtttgtgggctaccatgatgtcaaggggtctgagtagtctggcagtcatttcagagatgtctttgatgtaggggagagtggctaagtttctgggcatgttttgtctgcttgcttgggtttgctgctgagaaaataaaaaaacggcagactgtgttcattgggtacccattctttttgaatacactttataggtgattttcctctgctatgcgtagttcctctgtgctgcagtgtgtgttggctcgttgaaataatgttctgttacagcttcatttgtggatgttgggatgattgcttctgtagttcaatatttggtctgtatgtgttgttttcttgtagacgctggtttgaagttccccattggctgtttgctctactgtgacatctaggtatggcagtttgttgttgtttcctcctctttagtgaattttacgCCAGTAAGggcattattgatggtcttgaagatttcctctaatttgtttcgtgtagtgatgacaaaggtgtcatccacgtagtggacaTAAattttgggttggatggttggcagagctgtttgttcaagtctctgcattactgtctctgctaagaaccctgatatcggagttcccatgggtgttctgttggtttgtctgtaggttttgttgaaggtgaagtgtgtgctatggcataggtccactagcttgatgatactttccttgttgatgaagttagtgatgtttggtgtatgtgtctttgggtcttctaatagtgtagtcaatgtttccttggccaggttaatgttgattgatgtaaacagggctgtttaCCTGGGTACTCAATGAagacagtctgccgatttctcagcaacaaacccaaaacaagcagacaaagcACGTCCAtaaacccgagccactctcccaACAGCAAAGGCATcccggaaatgactgccagactactcagaccctttggcatcatggtagcccacaaacccaccaacacattaaaacagcagctaatgaacttgaaagaccctatacaggcaacaagcaaaactaatgtcatttacaaaataccatgcaaggactgtaacaaacactacattggacaaacaggtagaataCCAGCCACCAGGAGACATGAACACcagctaaccacaaaaagacatgaccctctctcattagtatccttacgtacggatgaggaaggacaccacttcgactgggacaacacatccaccctaggacaagccaaacaaagacatgcatgaaaattcctagaagcatggcattccaaccagaactctataaataaacacatcgaattagaccccatctaccacccctgagaaaagaaaccagaagtgatgtcaccacaggaaattacatcaccaacccaaagaaacccaaacatataaagcaggaattatcagcattgctttgcctgaggcccactgaagatgttacctagtagggtgacgaaatgtctggaaatgaaccttctagctcagcgagcaaacctacatccaaaacctcaacctgagctataaatcttctcaaagcgTATCAGAGCATTTCACAAGCATACAGTTTGAAAGGACAAACTAATATTATAGTGCAGAAGGAAAAGGAATGCCAAATAGTTGGCAAGTATTCTGactggtagaggcattgccacaCAGTTAATGCCAAACTTGACAAATTTTGAAGCAGGCAGTTGACTGATTTTGCTGTTACCTAGCCCAATGCTGTAACCCCTATTTTGCTCAATTGAAATAGGAACATTGCATGTACATCTTCTGTCTACAAACAACAGGGCCCTGTGTATTAGTGTAGCTTCCAATATACACCCCAAATAGCATTTCCCCTCTGCTATTTGCAACAAGCAAGCTATGATTATTTAAACAGTCCAAGCATGCAAAACTCACAATAATGTCTAATATTTGATCAAATCTGCAACTGTCAAATTTGATGGACAATCCTAAATGAGGGAGCAATTAGACTGGCAATTAATTTAAGATTGTCATTCAGGTTCAGCGTGGCACATCAACATGTACTGGATAGTGGCACTGGCAAGCTGACATCTGCCGCTGAAGTGGGACTTGTGGTTTGGCAGCTGCCTGGCTTGGCCTCAAGGCCAGGACTCTTGGTTGCAGGAACAGTATGGGTTCAGTGGCGTTAATGAAATGTGTCTAGCGGCGAAGAGATGATGCTTAAAGTGGGGTGACTCCAGCGCAGGCAGCAGCAAGGCAACAGAGGTCTCGCTTAAAGCCAGGTGCCGGTATGCACCGGGTCAGAAAgattaaatagaaataaatttgaaaaataaagttgTAAAAAGTTCACTATGACCTAAAACAGACTAtttatttctttagttttctaATTTGCTTTTTTGTTTCCTAAATATTTGAAATTAAGTATTTGTACTTAGGTACCTTTGTATTTAAGATGGTGTTGTAATGCAGcaactgtaaacttttcactactCATTTAAAGTACATGACAATAAGGCCAATTCAATTCAAGCTATATTCATTATACAGGGCACTGTTCCttacagaaagaaagaacatGGACAGACCCGCTGCCTGTTTCAAATTGTAACAGCACTCAGGTTCATTGAGGAATGGAAGCAGAAGATTAGCTGAACATAGGAAACTCCTTTGATGAATTGCTGGTTCTTGTGGTTCAATGATTGTGTCTCTACTTCTGAGCTAGAAAGCCTCAGTTCAACCAGCTCCAGAGGTGGGTCATAACACAGCCCAACAAGTAAATTAAATATACCTCTCATGATGAACTAACAAGAGgaatcttgtggcacaatggtcgtgccctccctgtctctgagctaAGAGAggcaagttcaaatcccacctggtccagagtTGTATAAACTCTCTGTTCAGGTCAATTAGCAAACTAGATTTTATTAGAATCAGGGAGAAAACTTTGGCTGGAATCATGCCTGGCATGTACAAAGATGGTCATGATAGTTAGTCGTCAGTCATTGCAGCTTCAGGATATCACCACAGCAGTTCATTAGTTTGCTAATCGGACCTGTTCTGAAAAGTTACACACCTCcaaaggcaggtgggacttgaaccacaaccatcttccaacaTGCCAAGCATGACTGCAGCCAAAGTTTTCTCCCTAATTCTAATAAAATTCACTTTTGCAAAGGCTTCTTGTTACTGCAGTCTGTCCACACCTACAGGGATAGAGAGAGGCGGAGGGACAGACACAGAGGCCAAGGGAGGGGGACAGGACGGGATACAGATGGGCCAAGGGGGTGGGGTGAGAAAGTGGCCAAGGggatggaggggggtgggggaggtgtgagaaaatggccaaggagacgagtgtgtgtgtgtgggaagccAAGGCGATGCGCGGGGCACTGAGAATGTGGGCGAAAgcgaggatgcagatgctggagaccagagtcacggtggaaaagcacagcaggtcaggcagcatccgaggagcaggagaatggacgtttcgggcaggagcccttcatcaggaatgtggaggtgagaaagtgaccaagggggctgggggaggggaagggtgcGAGGCCAAGTAGATCGCGGGGCGAGAGGGTAAAAGGGAGCGAATAGATGGTAGGTTTGCTGACGGCCCACCTGCATGATGGTTTTGCGGATCTTCCACAAGCGATAAGTCTCCTCTTCATCGTCCATCCCCCCCGCTCGAGGCCGCTCCGCTCGAGACGCTACTTCACAACGGAAACCCCGAGCGCGCACGTTGGCCGCCTGCGCAGGTGCAGTAGCAACAACGCCGAGCGTGCGGTGTCAATGCGCATGCTCCACAGGAGTCCTTCCGCGCAGGTCAGACCTTCACAGAATGGTAGAAAACTGTAACGTTAGAGCGAATAGATAGATTTCTCTCTGTATAGTTATCTTCTAGTTCCTTATTGTAGTGTTTTTTGCATGACATTTCTCCTTGCTGATGATATTTAGTCTAGTTTTGTTTGAATaggtagaaaccctcataacatttatgaAGTATTGAGTTGTGCACTTAGGATACCAAGGCTActggccaagtgttggaaaatttgTTTAGAATAGtaaggtggttgtttttgatcaCTCAATATGTCAAGGAGTTGTGCTATAGACCTCAATGACTCGATGATCTAACGTCCAGTGGCCTCCTGTTTTGTTATCATTAAGAAACACACGGAAGCCCTAAATTCAACAATTGAACTAACTCCACCAGTCTGTACAATCATGGGTACCCCAAGCAGCCTCCTCCAGGGGTTGCTAGTATTATCAATTAATTTATAAAATTGAAGGGAGCTCTTTGGAGTCTGTCAATGTTGAAATACCCTTGCTCTTTCTCCCAAGTGGCTGCTCATCTGAAGCTTTCTGCTGTCTACAGGGGCTCCCATGTGAAGAAGTCCTGCCCCAGGTCTTCTGCAAACTCTGGCATGAAGGATCTGGTAAAACTCCACCATGTGGGTTTGCTTTTCAATCCAATGTGTACACTTTTTTTGATTCATGGCTGTTCACTTAATGATCTTGGACAGTACTTTTTGTTTGCACTTTTTTTACACTATCATATACTCAACTTAAGATACAATTATAATGTAAAAATTATTGGATCTAAATCTTAACATGAAGACTGATGAACTTGCATTCAGTGTCTAGAATGCTAGCAAGTAATAATATTACTAGGCCACATGATGCATAAAATGTTTATATATTCCTCAGGAGTTCATAACTGCAGAAAAAACAGTGGGCAGAAATTGTAAGTTGTAACTCACATGGCTTCTAACAAGGGTGACAACATTGTACAGATTTTCTAATTattgacacacctctgaagcaggtaggacttgaacccaggcttcttcGCACAGgggtagggattctacgatcatGTCACAAGAACCCATTTGACAAAGTTATGTACCAACTTCACTGAATATACATGTCTAGCAATGGTACCTtgcaatttctgctcttatgcCCAATGTAAAAGTTTGCAGCTACTGGGAATGCACCCTCCATAATGAGCAAATTAAATAAGCACTTATCTGATAAAAATAGCCCAAATTCGGCCAATCCAGTTTTGATTTTGGCAACACATTGTAGGTGCTCATAGAAAACAGAAAGGCAGGTTCACTGAAAGAGCTGTACAAGTGAACATGGATTACATGCCAGGCTGTCCTCGGTGAAACAAAGGAGTAACTCAATCAACAAATCAGAGAAGACATCAGATATGAGAGGCATTTCTAAATCTGCTAAAAACAAAGCATATAATGGTTGCACTTACTGTGACATCTGAACTGAGCTGAAGGTTAAACAGTGGCAAGATGTAAACAGAAAAATGGAGACGGTCGTATGTGAAGCTTAGAATACTGTATATTAAGAAGTCAATTTATGACTAGAAAAGGTAAAGCTGCAAACGTTTGCTTAAGTGAGTAGTATTTAGCCTACGTTGATAGAATATTTAACATATGAGTGTTGTGACATACACTAATAATGACTTGATAATGGAAAAAAACAAGCAATAGGGGAGAAATACAGCAAGTAGAGATGTGAAAATGCAATTACTACCATTGTATTTATAAACATGTGACAATTTTAGTGCATTTAATCATCTCTTTGAAATACTGCCATGGAGGCCAAAAAATATACAGATTAGCCACTCATTATCATCCTTCTTGCAGAGAAAGTTTCCAAATATTAGAATACACTGAATCAATCAGTATGATGATGCAGATGCAACTTTTTACTAAATTCATTTAGGATCTTCACAGGATGGAAGAATAAAAGGTGTTGATGATATACAAACTGAGACATTCATATTTCCTGCACCTAAATGTGTGATCACAAAGCTTATCTTAAATGAGTAGTTTTTAGCAatttttcatcagaaatgttgtGTTTTGTCCTTGACACCACAACAAGTCTATGAACATACATGTACATACagtatatgaattaggagcagaagcaaGTCTTCTGTACCCACAAGCCAgctaccattcagtaagatcagatcaaattccacattcccatctatcctgaTAACATTTCATTCCCTTGTTTAACCAGAATCTGGATCttatttgccttaaaaatatgcaatgatctgcctccacagcctctgaggcagagttccaaagtcacacatcTCTCAGAGAAAAGAATTTACCTCATCACTGTCCTAAAAGGATGATTCCTAATTTATAACAGTGCCTCCTAGTTCTGGCCTCATTCATAAGACACAATATCCTGTCTGCGTTCACCTTGTCAGGAATGTTTTGGATGTTATACACTTTAATCAAGGCATTCCTTACTGTTTGAAACAAGCCCAGTATGTCCAACCTTTCCATGCAAGATAAGATATCAAGccaataaaccttctctgaattgcctccaccacattagcatcttttcttaaataagacaaccaaaactgcacaattaGAATAATGATCCTTCAGAGGAGCATGTTTTTCCATACTCATCATTGCTGTCATAAACTCAAGCAAACACCAGGTGCGCATTGCTGGCAAGAACAACATTTGtcatccatccctaattaccattGAACTAAATAGCTTGCCAGATTATTTCAGAAGACAGTCAAAAGCCAGCTACATTATTTTGGATCTGGAGTTGCATTAGGACGGTGGATTTCCTTCTCTAGtgaaaattagtgaaccagacatgattttagaaaaataatttaatggtTATCATTACTGCAATTAGCTTTCCATTCAAGACTTTATTAATCAAATTTAATTCTATTAGCTGCGATGCTGGGAGTTGAACCCACATCCCTCGAGAATTAATACAGGCTTCTGGATGATTCATATGGTGACATTACCATTAACATGCGGCCATTCTGTAGATACTTTAGTTTCCACCTAGCACAGGTACTAGTTCACTTGAATTTGTCTTTGAGTGATTTAAAGTCTATTGGAGGACCACTTTTCAAAAGTGGTACCAATTAGTGTTGAGACATAAGGTTTTTATTAACATACCCTGTGTCCACTGATAAAAGATGTGTCTCAATGCATTTAATCAAGGTAGAACAAAGGTTATTCAATCTGTACACAGACCAAATATGAAAAGAATTAGGTGCAGTTTCAGGAATAAAAGTTTGAGGCAATAGCACAACAAACTTACGGTATGGTGACCATGCAATATTACTGGCAGAATCAGAAGAGACCCTTACCATGGATTAAGCAAAATCTAGAAGtttggaaatgtggatttgacTTTAAACACCAATAAAACTTAAAACTATAGCAGttagaaagattttttaaaaactagagtGAAGATTAAAGTGAATATTGTCACAATGGAACAAGATGATAGGTTTGTCTATTTTAGACAGATGGTAGCAGGAGATGGCAGGTGTGATGCAGAAGTTAGACAAAGGATAGAGATAGAAGTAATTCTGTGAAGATGAAGGATGTAATACAAGCTTGAACTTTCTTGTTAACAGAGGACAAATCTCATAATGTGGTCCATTCCATTGACTTTCCTGTGTGCCTCAGAAATCTGGACAATAAAAGAAGATCTATGGAATAAATTAGGGGTTTTGAAATTGGGAAGAAACTATAAGAGCAAAGAGGAAAATGATCATTATTTTAGCCACTTGATCACAACTGAAAAGCTGTTCTAGAAAGCAATGTGGAAAGTAGCAAAAGGGGA harbors:
- the LOC122565352 gene encoding DNA-directed RNA polymerases I, II, and III subunit RPABC1, translated to MDDEEETYRLWKIRKTIMQLCHDRGYLVTQDELDQTLEEFRGQFGDKPSEGRPRRSDLTVLVAHNDDPTDQMFVFFPEEPKVGIKTIKMYCQRMQEENITRAIIVVQQGMTPSAKQSLVDMAPKYILEQFLQQELLINITEHELVPEHIVMTKEEVTELLARYKLKESQLPRIQAGDPVARYFGLKRGQVVKIIRPSETAGRYITYRLVQ